In one window of Shewanella goraebulensis DNA:
- a CDS encoding metal-dependent hydrolase family protein has product MSPAAFAADYKVIHAGELLTVAGKSTLKNHSVVVKDGKISAVEKGFIQINDNELTPADTIEYVDLKQQFVMAGLMDMHVHLQGELGPNNDSESLRMSDADVAMRSAYFANKTLMAGFTTVRDLGAKPEQIYALRDAINKGWLAGPRIVASGGVSVTGGHGDVDGKSPDLLDMLTSKTICDGPYDCRRATRRAIKYGADVIKITSTGGVLSDTNTGTGQQMANDELKEVIDAAHALGRKVASHAHAAEGINAALRAGVDSIEHGSYANKESIKLFKKSGAYLVPTLLAGDTVVQMANSKGNFMSDAIKAKAIRVGNDMQNNFANAYKQGVKIAFGTDSGVSHHGDNAKEAVLMHQAGMSNKDILISATINGADLIGMSDSLGTLEQGKQADIIAMKVSPLTQIDALLDVQFVMKSGAIHKR; this is encoded by the coding sequence ATGTCTCCAGCAGCTTTTGCGGCGGACTATAAAGTGATTCATGCCGGTGAACTATTAACTGTAGCTGGTAAATCCACACTGAAAAATCATTCGGTTGTGGTTAAAGATGGCAAAATCTCTGCTGTCGAAAAAGGCTTTATACAAATAAACGACAATGAATTAACACCAGCTGACACGATTGAGTATGTCGATTTAAAACAGCAATTTGTTATGGCTGGCTTGATGGATATGCATGTGCACCTTCAAGGTGAACTTGGGCCCAATAATGACAGTGAATCTTTAAGAATGTCTGATGCCGACGTGGCGATGAGAAGTGCTTATTTTGCTAATAAAACCTTGATGGCTGGATTTACCACAGTACGAGATTTAGGTGCCAAACCTGAACAGATTTATGCCCTTAGAGATGCCATTAATAAAGGTTGGTTAGCTGGGCCTCGTATTGTTGCTTCTGGTGGTGTTTCGGTGACTGGCGGCCACGGTGATGTTGATGGGAAAAGCCCTGATTTGTTAGATATGCTGACATCAAAGACCATTTGCGATGGCCCTTATGATTGTCGCCGTGCGACTCGCCGCGCCATTAAATACGGTGCCGATGTCATTAAGATTACTTCTACAGGTGGTGTATTGTCTGATACCAATACTGGCACAGGCCAGCAAATGGCCAACGATGAATTAAAAGAAGTGATTGATGCTGCCCATGCTTTAGGTAGAAAAGTTGCCAGTCATGCCCATGCTGCAGAAGGGATTAATGCCGCTTTACGTGCTGGTGTAGACAGTATTGAGCACGGCAGTTATGCCAATAAAGAATCGATTAAGTTGTTTAAAAAATCAGGCGCCTATTTAGTACCGACATTACTTGCGGGTGACACTGTGGTACAAATGGCTAACTCAAAAGGTAATTTCATGTCTGATGCGATTAAAGCGAAAGCGATTCGTGTGGGCAATGACATGCAAAATAATTTTGCCAACGCTTACAAGCAAGGGGTCAAAATCGCATTTGGTACCGATAGCGGTGTTTCTCATCATGGTGATAATGCCAAAGAGGCTGTTTTGATGCATCAAGCAGGAATGTCGAATAAAGACATTTTAATTTCTGCTACCATAAATGGCGCTGATTTAATCGGCATGTCAGATAGTTTAGGTACGCTTGAGCAAGGTAAACAAGCTGATATTATTGCTATGAAGGTGAGTCCACTGACCCAAATCGATGCACTACTTGATGTACAGTTTGTGATGAAATCTGGCGCTATTCATAAACGATAA
- a CDS encoding sensor histidine kinase, whose product MAAERLATQVSHATTSNSSTHSFVGRLTLYFVLIGVLASGLIYLMMIFMLQWVEDEVSLNNLRDSAPYVIKQFRNGTPEPLVLPPNITAFHSTDFIPSNYGELQNYPLGFNGEINDDSDELFLYRSEFVLNGRMTQLFITMPAENIELSKEQWNGISGFIIVFTFGLILLFSFAIFKLFRRLIAPINQLSMQLGQASPPTEFTVSQSATKEFGILTDSLNHYRQQIETLIKQEQAFARYASHELRTPLSIVLGSVKLLAQKPDADFQLRQRERITRAAQDMQNTVEALLNIVKQEKSANANPPRQLTELELAQTLETTLNQAKQQDIEVIMNWHGTPTVQPNSAVVKMLLTNLINNAINARSENLPAEEVSWIKVSIFDDRIVIEDNGQGLSEVEKGHQGTELAGHGLGLVIIDTLCQRYNWLFNLEENQPKGCIATLSLPKINN is encoded by the coding sequence TTGGCTGCAGAAAGGTTAGCAACACAAGTATCCCATGCTACAACCAGTAATAGTTCAACTCACTCTTTTGTAGGGCGTCTGACACTGTACTTTGTATTAATCGGTGTACTGGCATCAGGCTTAATTTACCTGATGATGATCTTCATGTTGCAATGGGTTGAAGATGAAGTAAGTTTAAATAATCTGCGAGACAGCGCACCTTACGTCATTAAACAGTTTCGAAATGGTACGCCCGAGCCATTAGTCTTGCCGCCCAACATAACCGCATTTCACAGTACTGACTTTATTCCGTCAAATTACGGTGAATTACAAAATTACCCACTTGGTTTTAATGGCGAGATTAATGACGACTCAGATGAGTTATTTTTATATCGTTCTGAATTTGTTTTAAATGGCCGCATGACTCAGCTGTTTATCACCATGCCAGCTGAAAATATTGAATTAAGCAAAGAACAATGGAATGGAATAAGTGGATTTATCATCGTGTTTACGTTCGGATTAATCCTGTTATTTAGTTTTGCTATTTTTAAACTTTTTAGGCGTTTAATCGCACCAATTAACCAATTAAGTATGCAACTTGGACAAGCTTCACCGCCAACAGAGTTTACTGTTAGCCAAAGCGCTACTAAGGAATTTGGTATTCTCACTGATAGTCTTAACCACTATCGCCAGCAAATTGAAACTTTAATTAAACAGGAGCAAGCATTTGCAAGGTATGCCAGCCATGAATTGCGTACGCCACTGAGTATCGTTTTAGGCTCTGTAAAACTGCTTGCCCAAAAGCCCGATGCAGATTTTCAGCTACGTCAAAGAGAGCGCATAACCCGCGCAGCTCAAGACATGCAAAACACGGTCGAGGCGTTACTTAATATCGTTAAACAAGAAAAGTCAGCTAATGCGAACCCGCCGAGGCAATTAACAGAGCTAGAATTAGCTCAAACACTTGAAACAACGCTTAATCAGGCTAAACAACAAGACATTGAAGTGATAATGAATTGGCATGGCACACCGACAGTACAACCTAATTCTGCGGTGGTAAAAATGCTGTTAACCAATCTAATTAACAATGCCATTAACGCCCGCAGCGAGAATTTGCCCGCAGAGGAAGTAAGTTGGATTAAGGTTAGTATTTTCGACGATCGAATTGTTATCGAAGATAATGGCCAAGGGTTGTCTGAAGTAGAAAAAGGCCATCAAGGAACTGAGTTAGCAGGTCATGGTTTGGGACTGGTAATCATCGATACCTTATGTCAGCGCTACAATTGGCTATTTAACCTTGAGGAAAATCAGCCCAAAGGCTGTATTGCTACACTCAGCTTACCTAAGATAAATAATTAG
- a CDS encoding response regulator transcription factor — translation MKLLIIEDNHDVAGILGDFFEAQDADLDYATNGELGLSLALAQDFDAIILDLMLPKLDGLSLCRTLREQGCTTPVLMLTALDNKADLMTGFDSGADDYLGKPFDLDELDARIKALIKRHRGNVAQATLRFGELELDIARHQVKRRGMKLPLTPTTYQILLLLIKNAPNVVTREQLIEEIWGQHPPGQDILRSHVYQLRNQLDKPFEQPMLVTIPKVGLRLDQGE, via the coding sequence ATGAAATTACTAATCATCGAAGATAACCACGATGTTGCAGGTATTTTGGGAGACTTTTTTGAGGCTCAAGATGCTGACCTTGATTACGCCACTAATGGTGAGCTTGGATTAAGCCTCGCACTTGCCCAAGACTTTGACGCTATTATTTTAGATCTCATGCTACCTAAATTGGATGGTTTAAGCTTATGCCGCACTTTACGAGAACAAGGCTGCACCACTCCAGTATTAATGCTGACAGCATTAGATAATAAAGCCGACTTAATGACAGGTTTTGACAGTGGCGCAGATGACTACCTAGGCAAACCTTTCGATTTAGATGAACTGGATGCCCGCATTAAAGCTTTAATAAAAAGGCATCGCGGGAATGTGGCACAAGCGACATTGCGTTTTGGTGAACTTGAGTTAGACATCGCACGCCATCAAGTTAAACGCCGAGGCATGAAGCTCCCATTAACACCAACGACTTACCAAATCTTATTATTGTTAATCAAAAATGCGCCAAACGTGGTCACTCGCGAACAACTGATTGAAGAAATATGGGGCCAACATCCTCCCGGGCAAGACATTCTTCGAAGTCATGTTTACCAATTGAGAAATCAGCTTGATAAGCCGTTTGAGCAACCTATGTTAGTAACGATCCCTAAAGTGGGTTTACGTTTAGACCAAGGAGAATAA
- a CDS encoding glycosyltransferase family 2 protein: MRHSNNLNQRTEICLSIIIPMFNESQSIDVLMSRLNSVVSTINDHCELVFVDDGSTDNTWDLLQKLSLSHCEHQCIKLSRNFGKEAAMSAGLAQARGLAVILLDADLQDPPELIPQMLQAWRSGFEVVNMRRKKRLGETWFKRFSAASFYRLMNWMSDSPVPENVGDFRLLSRQVVDHINAMPERNRFMKGILSWPGFTQTTIEFDRDPRCVGETKWNYGKLVGLAMDGITSFSFKPLRLATWFGVSIGMSAFTYGIWVVIKTLVYGEAVAGYASMMVVQLFLAGIQLLALGLIGEYLGRVFMEVKQRPVFIVEDVYHQQSVPHTVVKFKQTANAKKSSNTKESAKTVQQAVYQQQKAVVDQSILFSRKNQFVQLKSFSQYQFSLENVK, from the coding sequence ATGCGTCATTCAAATAACCTTAACCAACGAACAGAAATTTGTCTTTCGATAATTATCCCAATGTTCAATGAATCACAAAGTATCGATGTGTTGATGTCGAGGCTTAACTCTGTTGTCTCAACAATCAATGATCATTGTGAACTGGTATTTGTTGATGATGGTAGCACTGACAATACATGGGATTTGCTGCAGAAATTGAGCTTAAGTCATTGCGAACACCAATGCATAAAACTAAGCCGAAATTTTGGTAAAGAAGCGGCTATGTCAGCAGGGCTTGCTCAAGCGCGCGGGTTAGCCGTTATATTGCTTGATGCAGACTTACAAGATCCGCCAGAACTTATCCCACAAATGCTGCAAGCATGGCGGTCAGGCTTTGAAGTAGTCAACATGCGTCGTAAAAAACGCCTTGGAGAAACCTGGTTTAAACGTTTTTCTGCTGCCAGTTTTTATCGCTTAATGAACTGGATGTCTGATTCACCTGTTCCCGAGAATGTCGGCGACTTTAGACTGTTAAGCAGACAAGTTGTCGATCACATTAATGCTATGCCTGAACGTAACCGATTTATGAAAGGCATTTTAAGTTGGCCTGGTTTTACTCAAACCACCATAGAGTTTGACCGCGACCCTCGCTGTGTCGGTGAAACAAAGTGGAATTACGGTAAGTTAGTGGGCTTAGCAATGGATGGGATTACTTCGTTTAGCTTTAAACCACTGCGCTTAGCAACATGGTTTGGTGTCAGCATTGGCATGAGTGCATTTACCTATGGCATTTGGGTTGTGATTAAAACCTTAGTTTATGGCGAAGCTGTTGCTGGATATGCATCAATGATGGTGGTGCAACTGTTTTTAGCGGGCATTCAATTACTGGCATTAGGTTTGATTGGCGAATACTTAGGGCGCGTTTTTATGGAAGTAAAACAGCGACCTGTATTTATCGTTGAAGATGTTTATCACCAGCAAAGTGTGCCGCATACCGTGGTGAAATTTAAGCAGACAGCTAATGCTAAAAAGTCATCCAATACTAAAGAGTCAGCGAAGACAGTCCAACAAGCTGTATATCAGCAGCAAAAAGCGGTTGTAGATCAAAGCATTTTATTTAGTCGAAAAAATCAATTTGTTCAACTAAAAAGCTTTAGTCAATATCAATTTAGCTTGGAAAACGTCAAATGA
- a CDS encoding phospholipid carrier-dependent glycosyltransferase, with protein sequence MKSKLLSAQYYPHILMLLVSALLIRLVSLALYPLMDTTEARYGEMARLMSETGNWLTPQFDYGIPFWGKPPLQNWLSASFIELFANNEFFLRLPHFLVGLLVLCLVVKLAKKFAINGLTVATILTTTTVFYVCMGTVMTDMGLLLGLTLALVGFYLAWQGQYLWGYAGFVGLAIGLMAKGPVAVAIFGIATYLWMVWAVGPVKMWRQLWLRVPLLSGLLLLLALTLPWYVMAEQATPGFIQYFIVGEHWSRFVDSGWEGDLYGTAHDEVRGTIWIYFAVACVPWSIFIPRGLYRIYQNINSTKVAYAKAACATVTFAEEEQEDGENKGFDDFTKFLLCWMAAPLILFTFAGNILPAYVLPASPALALLIAYAWRNASINRFMIIANSIPLLLVIALVVLNSGVSKDKSDKWLLSQRVYDLPVYYWLKQPFSSRYYSEGKAVIVNDEQQLDQLNQQPYYIVVSKHQLTEQGSFGSCYLESETRSKVLMLCGEN encoded by the coding sequence ATGAAGTCAAAGTTATTATCAGCGCAATATTATCCTCATATTTTAATGCTACTTGTAAGTGCATTATTGATTCGCTTGGTTTCATTGGCTTTATATCCACTGATGGATACCACCGAAGCTCGCTACGGTGAAATGGCGCGATTGATGTCAGAAACAGGTAATTGGCTCACTCCGCAATTTGATTACGGTATACCGTTTTGGGGCAAACCCCCGTTGCAAAATTGGTTAAGTGCAAGCTTCATAGAACTGTTTGCAAATAATGAATTCTTTTTAAGGTTGCCGCATTTTTTAGTGGGTCTGTTGGTTTTATGTTTAGTGGTGAAGCTGGCCAAGAAATTCGCTATTAATGGCTTAACGGTTGCTACAATTTTGACTACCACCACCGTTTTTTACGTTTGCATGGGCACAGTAATGACCGACATGGGGTTATTACTGGGATTAACGCTAGCATTGGTAGGGTTTTACTTAGCTTGGCAAGGGCAATATTTGTGGGGTTATGCAGGTTTTGTTGGTCTCGCTATCGGGTTAATGGCCAAAGGGCCTGTAGCCGTCGCGATATTTGGTATTGCGACTTACTTGTGGATGGTTTGGGCAGTTGGCCCTGTCAAAATGTGGCGCCAATTGTGGCTGCGGGTGCCTTTGCTATCAGGGTTATTGCTATTACTGGCGCTGACTCTGCCTTGGTATGTTATGGCTGAACAAGCGACTCCAGGTTTTATCCAATACTTTATTGTAGGGGAGCATTGGTCTCGCTTTGTGGACAGTGGTTGGGAAGGGGACTTATATGGCACTGCACATGATGAAGTGCGCGGCACCATTTGGATTTATTTTGCAGTTGCGTGCGTACCTTGGTCAATATTTATCCCTCGCGGTTTGTATCGTATTTATCAAAACATTAATTCAACGAAAGTGGCTTATGCTAAAGCTGCATGCGCTACAGTGACCTTTGCTGAAGAAGAGCAAGAAGATGGTGAAAATAAAGGCTTTGATGACTTCACCAAGTTTTTACTATGTTGGATGGCTGCGCCGCTAATTTTATTTACTTTTGCTGGCAACATTTTACCTGCCTACGTATTACCAGCGTCGCCCGCATTGGCTTTATTAATTGCTTATGCTTGGCGAAATGCATCGATTAACCGCTTCATGATAATTGCGAACAGCATTCCTTTATTGTTGGTTATTGCGTTAGTAGTGCTAAATTCTGGGGTGAGTAAAGACAAAAGTGACAAATGGTTATTGAGCCAAAGAGTGTATGATTTGCCAGTATATTATTGGCTTAAACAGCCTTTCTCTTCAAGGTATTACAGCGAAGGTAAAGCGGTAATTGTCAACGATGAGCAGCAACTAGATCAGTTAAATCAGCAACCTTATTATATTGTTGTCAGCAAACATCAACTCACCGAACAAGGAAGCTTTGGTAGTTGTTATCTTGAGTCTGAAACTCGCAGTAAGGTGCTGATGCTGTGTGGTGAAAACTGA
- a CDS encoding GtrA family protein has translation MPQVSLLRRSNRLQYLFTQHFRFNTFSCFLLVGGASFVVDLTVYLILLNWAQWEAMIARGAAFTVGLSLTWLGHRKFTFRHRKQRQTQEQILWVILIAGIAAIANLIGFQIARDWLLTVTPLAAFSTLTQSVTAEVLSLSFGVLIGLVVNWLGSNYLTFKAQPQ, from the coding sequence ATGCCGCAAGTGAGTTTGTTAAGGCGATCCAATAGGCTTCAATATCTGTTTACTCAGCATTTTCGTTTTAATACCTTTAGTTGCTTTTTATTGGTTGGAGGGGCGAGCTTTGTAGTGGATTTAACCGTTTATTTAATACTGTTAAATTGGGCTCAATGGGAGGCGATGATTGCACGGGGAGCGGCTTTTACTGTGGGATTGAGTTTAACTTGGTTAGGACATCGAAAGTTTACATTTCGCCATCGAAAGCAGCGCCAAACCCAAGAGCAAATATTATGGGTTATCTTGATAGCAGGTATTGCTGCTATAGCTAACTTAATTGGGTTTCAAATTGCTAGAGACTGGCTGCTTACTGTTACGCCTTTAGCAGCATTTTCTACACTAACTCAATCAGTCACTGCTGAAGTGTTAAGTCTATCGTTTGGAGTATTAATTGGGTTGGTTGTGAATTGGCTAGGCTCGAACTATCTTACTTTTAAAGCACAACCTCAGTGA
- a CDS encoding cation:dicarboxylate symporter family transporter — protein MATANAGTDKSEGVNEQANTQPPQTEPKKKKLSMSSWVLISFAGGIIAGLFFGEMLAWMSVIGDAFIKLLQMTIIPYIIVSLISSLGSLTLEQAKSLGVKVGKLMLVIWLFGLLSMYLIKYTFPDWQAGEFFSLTALQDPNSVNLLDLYIPSNPFFSLSNSYIPAIVLFCVATGIALISIKDKESLMRPLQLLGESFNKVTQSIVMLMPIGIFAMTAATAGTMDFDEFQKLQVYFVAHVVMTIILTYWVLPAIIMVITPFSYRDITGIAKDAMITAFAAGNIFIILPLLIQRTKELFHKYKIGDSQTDDYANIIIPVVFSFPNLGKLLTIVFVLFAAWFSGKELDFLSYFPMSVNGLISLFGSVYLTIPMLLDSLELSSDLFQLYMVSSLFTSRFTSLLAAMNIFILAIGGTAMLAGIAKVSMKRLILCSAITPVVFGVTLLATSWLLNNIVDTEYNMDKVVAHMSSAAEVPEEVTTFNWSEELEVNGPRTIEQIKQSGMLRVGYNTVQVPFSFFNAQKQLVGFDIELMKKLAAELGLKIAFIPYTSENVLASINSGLFDITVSGLQMTTTRIGFVDFTNPVLNLHYSFVVKDYRADEFQNDELIHQAEKIRVASVGDYSIIPHLEEKFDNIEFTSIDSDKIFFEDDGKSWDGLLISLEAGQTWTILYPEYTTLYNREEIKSFPASYAVAKGNHSLHIFLNSWLSIQQSSGYIDTLYSYWILGENAQPKQPRWSVAKDVLHWIE, from the coding sequence ATGGCAACGGCCAATGCAGGGACTGATAAATCGGAAGGCGTAAACGAGCAAGCGAACACACAACCGCCGCAAACTGAGCCGAAAAAGAAAAAACTCAGTATGTCTAGCTGGGTATTAATCTCTTTTGCTGGCGGGATTATTGCTGGGTTATTTTTCGGTGAAATGCTGGCTTGGATGTCTGTGATAGGCGACGCTTTTATCAAGCTACTACAGATGACCATTATCCCTTATATTATCGTATCGCTAATTTCCAGTTTAGGCAGTTTAACCTTAGAACAAGCCAAATCATTAGGGGTTAAAGTTGGTAAATTGATGTTGGTTATTTGGCTATTTGGCTTACTTAGCATGTATTTAATTAAATACACCTTCCCTGATTGGCAAGCTGGCGAGTTTTTCAGTTTAACTGCACTTCAAGATCCAAATTCAGTTAACTTACTCGACTTATACATTCCTTCTAACCCATTCTTTTCGCTATCAAATAGCTATATACCAGCCATTGTTTTATTTTGTGTCGCGACAGGTATTGCACTTATTTCGATTAAAGACAAAGAGTCGCTGATGCGCCCACTGCAATTACTCGGGGAGTCTTTTAATAAGGTCACCCAAAGTATTGTGATGCTGATGCCTATTGGTATTTTTGCAATGACCGCTGCAACAGCTGGCACCATGGATTTTGATGAATTTCAAAAACTACAGGTCTACTTTGTTGCCCATGTGGTGATGACTATTATTCTAACCTATTGGGTGCTGCCCGCGATCATCATGGTTATTACCCCATTCTCCTATCGAGATATTACTGGTATCGCCAAAGATGCGATGATTACCGCCTTTGCTGCAGGTAATATTTTCATTATTTTACCGCTGCTTATTCAACGCACTAAGGAGCTGTTCCACAAATATAAAATTGGCGATTCGCAAACTGATGACTACGCCAACATCATCATACCTGTGGTTTTTAGCTTCCCGAATTTAGGTAAGTTGCTCACGATTGTATTCGTGCTTTTCGCCGCATGGTTTTCAGGTAAAGAGCTCGATTTTCTCAGTTACTTCCCGATGTCTGTAAACGGGCTAATTAGTCTGTTCGGCAGTGTTTATTTAACGATTCCAATGTTACTGGACTCATTAGAGCTATCATCTGATTTATTTCAGCTTTATATGGTTTCTAGCTTATTTACCAGCCGATTTACTTCACTACTAGCGGCAATGAATATCTTTATTTTAGCCATTGGTGGCACGGCTATGTTGGCAGGTATTGCCAAGGTCAGTATGAAACGTCTGATTTTATGCAGCGCTATCACGCCTGTGGTTTTTGGTGTCACGCTATTAGCCACCAGTTGGCTGCTAAATAACATCGTCGACACTGAATACAACATGGATAAAGTGGTCGCCCACATGAGTTCTGCTGCTGAAGTGCCAGAAGAAGTCACCACCTTTAATTGGTCTGAAGAATTAGAAGTTAATGGACCGCGCACTATAGAGCAAATTAAACAAAGCGGTATGCTAAGAGTCGGTTACAACACAGTGCAAGTTCCCTTCTCCTTTTTTAATGCCCAAAAGCAATTAGTCGGCTTTGATATTGAATTAATGAAAAAACTCGCTGCCGAACTTGGGCTTAAAATCGCCTTTATTCCCTACACCAGCGAGAATGTATTAGCGTCGATTAACAGCGGATTATTTGATATTACGGTTTCTGGTTTACAGATGACCACCACCCGTATTGGCTTTGTCGACTTTACCAACCCAGTATTGAATCTACATTACTCATTTGTAGTAAAAGATTATCGAGCGGACGAATTTCAAAACGATGAGTTAATCCATCAAGCTGAAAAAATTCGAGTCGCTTCGGTAGGTGATTATTCAATTATCCCTCACCTAGAGGAGAAGTTTGATAATATCGAATTTACCTCAATAGATTCAGATAAAATCTTCTTTGAAGATGATGGTAAGTCATGGGATGGGCTACTGATCAGTTTAGAAGCCGGACAAACGTGGACCATTTTATATCCCGAATACACCACGCTTTATAACCGTGAAGAGATTAAATCCTTCCCGGCATCTTATGCTGTAGCCAAAGGTAATCACTCTCTGCATATCTTTTTAAACAGCTGGTTATCGATTCAACAATCCTCTGGTTATATTGATACTTTGTATAGTTATTGGATATTAGGCGAAAACGCCCAACCGAAACAGCCGCGCTGGTCAGTGGCTAAAGATGTACTGCACTGGATTGAGTAA
- the bshA gene encoding N-acetyl-alpha-D-glucosaminyl L-malate synthase BshA gives MMNKLCIGIVCHPSIGGSGLVATQLGIGLANLGHEVHFIAHKRPFKLINQHENIYFHEVDEVNYPLFEGPLHTYSLTAKIVEVVEQYQLDLVHAHYSIPHSLCAFLASNICKYSFPIVTTIHGTDVTIVGQDDAIKRLNTFSMNQSTLITTVSNFQRQYIQQEFEVNQPINVVHNFIDTDDFTPALIDKTLRQSLAADDEKILMHVSNFRALKNTQTVVNAFSQLSCDEKVRLVLVGSGPDIDKIRTQCQQLNILDKVTFTGSVKNVERFIANADCLIQPSYRESFCMVILEAMACGVPTVSSNVDGIPEVVDEGVTGFMLPPEDANGMAVAISHILANSDYQHQLGQAGRERAMSQFNTEVKINQYLDCYHQTLAIHGQSATAC, from the coding sequence ATGATGAATAAGTTATGTATCGGGATAGTTTGCCATCCAAGCATTGGTGGCTCAGGATTAGTGGCAACGCAGTTAGGCATTGGTCTGGCAAACCTTGGTCACGAAGTGCATTTTATTGCCCATAAACGCCCTTTTAAGCTGATAAACCAGCATGAGAACATCTACTTTCATGAAGTCGATGAAGTTAACTATCCACTATTTGAAGGGCCATTACATACCTATTCTTTAACCGCTAAAATTGTCGAAGTTGTTGAGCAATACCAATTAGACTTGGTTCACGCCCATTATTCCATTCCGCATTCTTTATGTGCTTTTTTAGCCAGTAATATCTGCAAATACTCTTTCCCTATCGTGACCACGATTCACGGCACTGATGTCACGATTGTCGGACAGGATGACGCGATTAAAAGGCTTAACACCTTTAGCATGAACCAAAGCACCCTGATCACCACAGTATCGAATTTTCAGCGCCAATATATTCAACAAGAATTTGAGGTTAATCAGCCCATCAATGTCGTACACAATTTTATTGATACTGATGATTTCACCCCTGCATTAATCGATAAAACACTCCGCCAATCCCTTGCAGCAGATGACGAAAAGATCTTAATGCATGTTTCAAACTTCAGAGCATTAAAGAATACCCAGACGGTGGTTAACGCTTTTAGCCAATTAAGTTGTGATGAAAAGGTTAGGCTTGTTTTGGTTGGGAGCGGACCTGATATTGATAAAATTAGAACCCAATGTCAGCAACTAAATATACTTGATAAAGTCACTTTTACAGGCTCAGTTAAAAACGTTGAACGCTTTATTGCCAATGCAGATTGTTTAATTCAGCCAAGTTACCGCGAATCGTTTTGCATGGTCATTCTAGAAGCGATGGCTTGTGGAGTGCCAACCGTTAGTAGCAATGTTGACGGTATACCAGAAGTCGTTGATGAAGGGGTTACAGGCTTTATGCTCCCACCAGAAGATGCCAACGGTATGGCTGTCGCTATCAGTCATATTCTTGCCAACTCCGATTATCAACATCAATTAGGCCAAGCTGGTAGAGAGCGAGCAATGAGCCAATTCAATACTGAAGTTAAAATTAATCAATACCTTGATTGTTACCACCAAACTCTGGCGATTCATGGACAAAGCGCCACCGCTTGTTAG